From Bacteroidales bacterium, one genomic window encodes:
- a CDS encoding metallophosphoesterase yields MSNIKVIHISDIHFEKNEPENQGLILNSFFDDLKEKESNLNKDSTYCIITGDLVKAGSNEIIYNSFYDAFIVRLVKFVHIKNIFCLPGNHDLNRNIVENNLDSHNETISKEYSESEFNEFIKSNDNILLKKFIPFEKFCNEKLELPHFNLYGYSENLVPEISIFLLNSALCSSGGFNGIIDKGKLKIETTSINKWISETSGRKKVLLMHHPIEHLSNWAQNELKSMIKRDINILINGHIHDQEIVTNYNGSIKICSPQLFSDKNDTLGYSILTFNDTDLVRIEYRQWVKKQRKFMAGRDFSGTDSGILEFVVENKITSDDFITKRLETEFNISMKSYSQTPDWIERTLSTSPPNSTFIKDKCEKFDYINILNNSQNYQIIAAPQFGLTCYARYLSLKSWELNKKFWLYLDCEGWSFSKAISDIDNAILSYEVDRQYIRCLLLDNWRNSMKDASKILAKVKNIFPEIPFIILSNFHDSIIIDGLDSEESHEGFKQLYLKELDRSGLRKLVKYINNKQHIAEENKVLERLNIDLIDLNIHRTPINCLQILIAFINNFENRPVNRSKVFTYILKVIFENPGNLFYGNELDEQNCSFIVGYFCEFLLRRNLETFTEDEFFRETVPFAKKNYNSTNISDLLAVLKNTQIVVNHNGNLRFRFSYWIYYFAASRMKISDEFANYMFDIKHSVYYPEIIEFYSGTDGAREDVVKKLISELERLSAIVHGKIGLKEDIDPFTNIKWSLNETNKGMTQDQLEARVKNSRLPDDIKDVIADNNYDSIKPYHQTIHSFLEDYDVKNLMDLTRSASRALRNSEFISSVLKEELAKSIFHAWNEVTRVLLLIAPILAKNGFGGVGGARFQLTDDFPKEYSECLKKIVIAMPFNIMNWYKDDFFSDKLILLLNKYLIEYPDPKVRHIIALIISCERPATWKESIQMYIESIGKNSYYLGDLFTILSDNYSTKYMIQQELKQTEILIKSCWAKHNTGSPSPGKGTIRKVSNSILPKRNIKDLE; encoded by the coding sequence ATGAGTAATATAAAAGTAATTCATATTTCAGACATTCATTTTGAAAAAAATGAACCAGAAAATCAAGGACTTATTCTAAATTCTTTCTTTGATGATCTAAAAGAAAAAGAATCAAATCTAAATAAAGATAGTACATATTGCATTATTACTGGGGATCTTGTGAAAGCGGGTAGCAATGAAATTATTTATAATAGTTTTTATGATGCTTTCATTGTTCGTTTAGTTAAATTCGTTCATATTAAGAACATTTTTTGTTTACCAGGTAATCATGATTTAAACAGGAATATCGTTGAAAATAATCTTGATAGTCATAATGAAACGATTTCAAAAGAATATTCTGAATCAGAATTCAATGAATTTATCAAGTCAAACGATAATATTTTATTGAAAAAATTCATCCCATTTGAGAAATTTTGCAATGAGAAACTTGAATTACCACATTTTAATCTCTATGGCTATTCGGAAAACTTAGTACCTGAAATAAGCATTTTTTTGCTTAACAGTGCTCTCTGTTCATCTGGTGGATTTAACGGCATAATTGATAAAGGCAAGTTGAAAATTGAAACAACTTCCATAAATAAGTGGATAAGTGAAACTAGTGGAAGAAAAAAAGTCTTGCTTATGCATCACCCAATTGAACATTTATCAAATTGGGCACAAAATGAACTGAAATCGATGATCAAAAGAGATATAAATATTTTGATAAATGGTCATATTCATGATCAGGAGATTGTTACTAATTACAATGGGTCTATAAAAATATGTTCTCCCCAGCTTTTTTCTGATAAAAATGATACACTTGGATATTCAATTTTGACATTTAATGATACTGATTTGGTTAGAATAGAATATAGGCAATGGGTTAAAAAACAAAGGAAATTCATGGCTGGTAGAGATTTCTCAGGTACTGACTCTGGAATTTTAGAATTTGTAGTAGAGAACAAGATTACTTCAGACGATTTTATTACAAAAAGGCTAGAAACTGAATTTAATATTTCAATGAAATCTTATTCTCAGACTCCAGATTGGATTGAAAGGACATTAAGCACTTCACCTCCAAATTCCACTTTTATAAAAGATAAATGCGAAAAATTCGATTATATAAATATTTTAAATAATTCTCAAAATTATCAGATAATCGCCGCACCTCAATTTGGACTTACATGTTATGCAAGGTATTTATCACTAAAGTCATGGGAATTAAATAAAAAATTTTGGTTATATCTTGATTGCGAAGGTTGGAGTTTTTCCAAAGCTATTTCTGATATTGATAATGCTATTTTAAGTTATGAGGTTGATAGACAATATATAAGGTGCTTATTACTTGATAACTGGCGAAATTCAATGAAAGATGCATCGAAGATATTAGCAAAAGTAAAAAACATATTTCCAGAAATACCTTTTATTATTTTATCCAATTTTCACGATTCAATTATCATTGATGGATTAGACTCAGAGGAGAGCCATGAAGGTTTTAAACAACTTTATTTAAAAGAGCTAGATAGATCGGGGTTGAGAAAACTTGTAAAATATATTAACAACAAACAACATATTGCTGAAGAAAACAAAGTACTTGAAAGGCTAAATATTGATCTTATTGATTTAAATATTCATAGAACACCTATAAATTGTTTGCAAATTCTAATTGCTTTTATTAATAATTTTGAGAACAGACCTGTCAATCGATCGAAAGTTTTTACCTATATACTTAAAGTTATTTTTGAAAATCCAGGCAATTTATTTTATGGTAATGAATTGGACGAACAAAATTGCTCTTTTATAGTGGGTTATTTTTGTGAGTTTCTTTTAAGAAGAAATCTAGAAACCTTTACTGAAGACGAATTTTTTAGGGAAACTGTCCCATTTGCTAAGAAGAATTATAATTCTACAAATATTTCTGATCTTCTTGCTGTTTTAAAGAACACTCAAATTGTCGTAAATCACAATGGGAATTTACGTTTTAGATTTTCATATTGGATATATTACTTTGCTGCAAGTAGAATGAAAATTTCGGATGAGTTTGCAAATTATATGTTTGATATAAAACATTCAGTGTACTACCCCGAAATTATTGAATTTTATTCAGGAACAGATGGTGCTAGAGAAGATGTTGTAAAAAAGCTTATTTCTGAATTAGAGCGATTATCGGCAATTGTCCATGGGAAAATAGGATTAAAAGAAGACATTGACCCGTTTACGAATATCAAATGGTCATTGAATGAAACCAATAAGGGCATGACTCAAGATCAGTTAGAAGCTAGAGTAAAAAATTCCAGATTACCAGATGATATAAAAGATGTTATTGCAGATAATAATTATGACAGCATAAAACCATATCATCAAACAATTCATTCTTTCCTAGAGGATTATGATGTTAAGAACCTTATGGACTTAACAAGATCTGCATCGCGGGCATTAAGAAATAGCGAATTCATTTCATCAGTCTTAAAGGAAGAATTAGCCAAATCTATATTTCATGCATGGAATGAAGTTACGAGAGTTTTATTGTTAATTGCACCTATTCTAGCAAAAAATGGTTTTGGAGGAGTTGGAGGCGCTAGATTTCAATTAACTGATGATTTTCCGAAAGAGTATAGTGAATGTTTAAAGAAGATTGTTATAGCTATGCCCTTTAATATTATGAATTGGTATAAAGATGACTTTTTTTCTGATAAACTTATTCTATTATTAAACAAATATTTAATTGAATATCCTGATCCAAAAGTCAGGCATATAATTGCTTTAATAATCAGTTGTGAGAGGCCCGCAACATGGAAAGAATCAATTCAAATGTATATCGAAAGCATTGGAAAAAATTCCTATTATTTAGGTGATTTATTTACTATTTTATCGGATAATTATTCTACAAAATATATGATTCAACAAGAATTGAAACAAACAGAAATTTTGATTAAATCTTGCTGGGCAAAACATAATACAGGAAGTCCTTCTCCTGGAAAGGGTACTATAAGAAAAGTTTCTAATAGTATTTTACCAAAAAGAAATATCAAAGATTTAGAATAA
- a CDS encoding cupin domain-containing protein — protein MPHPIKTIVKKGDAVKKQFLGVNFEVLAIGKESMVTKMLFKQSDFAPFHKHPNEQSGYVISGKYKLLFDNNEYILAAGDSYSIPANMEHSLEIIEPGEIIDVFTPVREEYL, from the coding sequence ATGCCCCACCCGATTAAAACCATTGTGAAAAAAGGCGATGCCGTGAAGAAGCAATTCCTTGGAGTCAATTTTGAAGTGCTGGCCATTGGCAAAGAGTCCATGGTAACAAAGATGCTATTCAAACAGTCTGATTTTGCCCCGTTTCATAAGCATCCCAATGAACAAAGCGGGTATGTTATTTCAGGCAAATACAAATTGCTATTTGATAATAATGAATACATCCTGGCCGCCGGAGATTCATACTCCATTCCTGCCAATATGGAGCATTCCCTTGAAATAATTGAACCCGGTGAAATTATTGATGTATTTACGCCGGTGAGGGAGGAGTATTTGTGA